The nucleotide window cccctacacagtgcactacttttgactagggcccataggggtagtgcactataaaggaaatagggaTTCATTTGGGATACACTCAACCTACACTACTCTAGttgttgacctatttgctctatTAGGACATCCATGTTACTTTCCCCCACAGGAATGAGTCCTGCCTCCAGCCACGGCAGTGAGGAGACTACCTCTACATCAGAAGTACCTGAGCAACACCAGGAGAATCATCAGACAGCCAGGACGTCTCACCAGGAGAATCATCAGACAGCCACGACGTCTCACCGGGAGAATCATCAGACAGCCACGACGTCTCACCGGGAGAATCATCAGACAGCCGCGACGTCTCACCAGGAGAATCATCAGACAGCCGCGACGTCTCACCGATGCTTTGACTGTGGACAGGAGTTTCCTGGTGCCTATGACCTCATGCTACACCAGAGGACACACTATAtaaggaacagggtgccatttgggaagcatacCATGACTGCACACCAGCAAACATACACTGTAAAGAGAGAGCGTGGCGacactgaggaagaggaggagaaaagggaggaagaagaggaagttGGTGGTTTGATTAAATGTGAAGAAGTACCTACTTGGGATCCTCCTCAACTCGGTAAGTGGCTAGGAAATGATGCTATTAAAGAACATGAAGATTTGGTCCTAAATGGGACCCTatcccctatacagtgcactacttttgaccagagcccatagggaaaagggtgccatttgggacacactcaaCTATACTACCATAGTTCTGGACCTACAGcgaactgccaaaataaaggaaacacctaaATAAAGTGtctttaatagggcgttgggccaccacaagccgtCGGAACAGCTTCACTGCACCTTGGCATATattctacaataataataatagtaatatataatatgccatttagcagacgcttttatccaaagcgacttacagtcatgcgtgcataatttttttttgtgtatgggtggtcccggggatcgaaccacaAGCCGTCGGAACAGCTTCactgcaccttggcatagattctacaagtgtctggaactctattggagggatgcgactcCATTCTTCCATgataaattccatcatttggtgttttgttgatggtggtggaaaacgctggctctggcaccgctccagaatctcccataagtgttcaacggggttgagatctggtgactgagacggccatggcatatggtttacatcgttttcatgctcatcaaaccattcagagACCACTGGTgtcctgtggatgggggcgttgCCATCCTATGGGGCGTTGCCATCCTATGGGGGCGTTGCCATCCTATGGGGGcgttgtcatcctatgggggcgtTGCCATCCTATGGGGCGTTGCCATCCTATGGGGGCGTTGCCATCCTATGGGGGCGTTGCCATCCTATGGGGGCGTTGCCATCCTATGGGGCGTTGCCATCCTATGGGGCGTTGCCATCCTATGGGGCGTTGCCATCCTATGGGGCGTTGCCATCCTATGGGGGCGTTGCCATCCTATGGGGGCGTTGCCATCCTATGGGGGCGTTGCCATCCTATTGGGGCGTTGCCATCCTATGGGGCGTTGCCATCCTATGGGGGCGTTGCCATCCTATGGGGGCGTTGCCATCCTATGGGGGCGTTGCCATCCTATGGGGGCGTTGCCATCCTATGGGGCGTTGCCATCCTATTGGGGCGTTGCCATCCTATGGGGCGTTGCCATCCTATGGGGGCGTTGCCATCCTGGAAGAGACTACACCCGTCAGGATAGAAATGATTCCCCGTAGGTTGAAGGTCATcactcagaatggctgtgtatttATTGGCGTTTAcctctaaggggttgagtggacctatTACCTTGGTctctaaggggttgagtggacctatTACCTTGCcctctaaggggttgagtggacctatTACCTTGCcctctaaggggttgagtggacctatTACCTTGGTctctaaggggttgagtggacctatTACCTTGGTctctaaggggttgagtggacctatTACCTTGGTctctaaggggttgagtggacctatTACCTTGCcctctaaggggttgagtggacctatTACCTTGGTctctaaggggttgagtggacctatTACCTTGGTctctaaggggttgagtggacctatTACCTTGGTctctaaggggttgagtggacctatTACCTTGGTctctaaggggttgagtggacctaaaccatgccaggaaaatgcaccccacaccataacagagCCGCCAGAACCCTTCACAGTGGgaaactttgtatccctcatttactcaagtgcttcctttattttgtcagttacctgtatattatTTCCCCCCCACAGGAATGAGTCCTGCCTCCTGCCACGGCAGTGAGGAGACTACCTCTACATCGGGAGAACCTGAACAACATCAGCAGAACCCCAACACAGCCACCACGTCTCACCGCTGCTTTGGCTGTGGACAGGAGTTCCCCTCTGCCTATGACCTGATGCTACACCAgcggacacacagagagagagacttctaCGAGTCTGTCTGTGGAGAGCTGTGCTACCAGAAAGACTTACTCAAAACACATCCGAAAGTTGACACAGGTGAAAAGCCACAGATATCCTTTTAAAGAAAATTACATTAGAATCTTGTGTGTGAGCAGTCATGTTGGAAACCATGACTGCAAGAGTGTAGCGTAAGTGGTTTGAGTGACTGAGAATATGGTTTATCACACTAAGTTTACCACAGCTCAACGTTAGTGACCTTACAATGTAAAACTCAACTACATTGCTGAcgttgcattgcatcaaccaatggttgcgtgccgtGTCATCGACTGCACAGTCGGGTGTCAGATTGCcatatcatatgatgtggtttGATGATAATATttatgttaaacacctatccatGTGTCGTCAGATCTGGCATGCGTCTGCAATGCAGTCAGCGTGGAATGTGACCAGTGATAACTcactcttcttttttttttacacattggCCTTTCACTAGTAAACTGACACGGcggccgtgtccgaatacccatgcTAGCGTACTAAATAGTATGCGAAAAATAAAGTGTTATAGTATGTGACATTTCTAAAATAGTACTCCAAATGCGTCACCTAATACGCGTGTATTCTACTAGAACAAACGGCCGAAatgagtatgcagtttaagtatgtagtacgctagtatgggtattcggacatggCCACTGTCTTTCTTTCCTGCATCAGGAATAGCTGTACAACACCAGAAGAATCCCAAAGCTAAGAAGTCTCACGGCTGTGTAGTGTGTGGGAAAGAACTATCTGATGCCATGAAGATGAAGAGGCacatgagaacacacacaggagagaaacctcacTGTTGCTCTGTGTGCGGCAGGGGATTCACACAGAAAGGACATCTGAAAACACACATGAAAACACACAGAGGTGAGAAGAAGTCTTAAATTAGTGTCCCAGACTATGGAAAGATTTTTCAGCTGGAGTTTATTGTGAAAAAATATACTTCAGACATAAGACTTTTTAAATGTTCATTGTTTTATCAGATTGTTAAATGTTGAGTAGTTCTGAAAAGATTGTTAAATGTTGAGTAGTTCTGAAAAGAGAATGTATGTCCTAGCAACGTTTGACTGCATTTCCCTTGGACTTTCTGACTTCTTCATGAAGCACATGCTGGTTTCACTGACTTCACATTATCTCACGCTGTGTCTTCAATGCAGGATTGAACCCCAAATTGTGGTCCGCTGGAGAGGAGAGTCCCTCTACATCAGGAGAACCTGAACAACACCAGGAGAACCACACAGCTAAGACATTTCATAACTGCATAGAATGTGGGGAGGTGTGCCAAACTCTACCAGCACTAAAGAAACACTTGAAAACTCACACCAGAAAGAAGCCTTCTTACCAATGCTCCCTTTGCGGGGCGGAATTCACTGAGAAAGGGCAAATCCAAGACCACCAGTTAAAGCATGtcagagagaagccttactcctgccctGACTGTGGGAAGTGTTTCGTCAATGAAAGCTACATCAAAATTCACcagcgaacacacactggagagagaccCTACAGCTGCCCTGTGTGTGGAAAGAGCTTCATGAAAAAATTCGACTTAAAAAGTCATTTactgacacacactggagagaagccatacCTTTGCTCCATCTGTGGGAAGACGTACAGTAGAGAAGGAACTTTCAAAATCCACCAGAgagttcacacaggagagaaaccataccTGTGCACTGAATGTGGGAAGTGCTTCAGCTGTAGAGCAAACCTTCATTCACACAGGAAAAGACATGCTGGCAAACCCATAGGACCTAAACGGCAGTTAGGCAGACCTAAGCAACTGCCAAACTGACAATGGGACTGGACAAATTAACTTATGTAGTGTCTCTCctgatcaacaacaacaaaaaatagttaTGCTAGTCTTGATTATGCATTTCCCATAAACGGACATAAACAATAGAATATAAAAGAATGCATCTGTGGATGTCTGAAGGACTGAAATATGTAAGCACAGGACCTAAACGGCAGTTAGGCAGACCCAAGCAACTGAGAAGGGGACAGTACTGGTCAAATTAACTTACGCAGTGAGTTCATTTCATGTAAGACATCACAGCACAGCtgaaaaatatacagtaccagtcaaaagtttggacacacctactcattcaagggtttttctttatttttttactattttctacattgtagaataatagtgaagacatcaaaactatgaaataaaacatatggaatcatgtagcaacccaaaaaagtgttaaacaaatcaaaatatattttatatttgagatttttcaaataaccaccctttgccttgatgaccgctttgcacactcttggcaattctctcaaccagcttcatgaggttgtcacctggaatgcatttcaattaacaggtgtgctttcttaaaagttaatttgtggaatttctttctttaacacttttttggttgctacatgattccatatgtgttatttcatagttttgatgtcttcactattattctacaatgcagaaaataatacaaataaagaaaaacccttgaatgagtaggtgtgtccaagcttttgactggttctgtatggCCCATGGAAATCAAGAGAGGGTGGTCTACAGAGAGacgtgggatgggctgagagtagctgaggggtgggattaCAAATCCATGATCTGTAATGGTTAGGACTGAAAACACCATATGTCATGTATACAGGACATGTTTTAGAGTGGTGTTGTGGAGAGCAGTGGCTAGCCAGCATCAACAAAGCCGGAGCAAAGAAGAAGGACATGAGGGGACAGTGAGGTGCGTTGCTGAGGCTGCGGACCTGACTGTCTCACTCTGACTGACCGGCTCCCTCCAAGACCATCAATTACTCTCAATACCATCTGATCTGTTTCAACTCCCAGATTACAATCTATCCTTCAGCTCCCATCCTTGCAGatttgtatgttttttttgttcAAACTGCTGTGTGCTGCAATTGAGTTTTTAGCTGCCAGGTACGGCCTCcatgtagtaataataatagagTGATGAGGAGGAGCGGCAGAAGTCAAGGCATTCATGCTTCTAGCGCTTCGCccagctgttgtgaaggaagttgtcaaggaagtgagtttgtgttttatacaggacctcccgcccccacctaccatcaaccaatcttgtcaatgtggagctatacggagccctccgcattgttacaacagcGATGAGGAGCGGAGCTCGATCTCGCCTCCGGAGGCtctgcaattgcgtcacaccctccatacggagTCTCTGGACAGCACTGCCGGATCAAGCACAAATCAGTTATTAGTGTTCAAAAGTAATTTAGCCATTCATAGTCATGACGGGTTCGagctacagtgtcttcagaaagtattctcacacctttactttttccacattttgttgtgttacagcctgaatttaaaatggattaaattgatattgtctgtcactggcctacacacaataccccataatgtcaaagtggaattatgtttttagacatttttacaaattaattaaaaatgaaaagcttaaaagtcttgagtcaataagtattcaacccctttgttatagcaagcctaaataaggaaaggagtaaaaatgtgcttaacaagtcacataaattgcattgacttactctgtgtgcaataatagtgtttaacataatttttgaatgactacctcatctctgtccccacacatacaattatctttaaggtccttcaatcaagcagtgaatttcaaacacagattggaccacaaagaccaggtaggttttccaatgccttgtaaagaagggcacctattggtagatgagtaaaaaataaaataaaaaagcagacattgaatatccctttgagcatggggaagttattcattacacatgCATAAATGGTTTACTACATTTCCCATGATCCATTAAAGGACATAAACAATGGAATATAAAGGAATGCATCTGTAAAAGCCCTAACAAAGAACTACTGACGCTGTAAATTAGAGTGAGCTAAATAGAACGCTGCGATGCACCTGActtcatatgtacagtgcattcggaaagtattcagaccccccttgactttttccactttttgttatgttacagccttattctgaaatggattatatatattttttaatcctcaatctacacacaataccccataacgacaaagctaaaacaggtttttagatttttttgcatatttattacaaataaaaaatgaaataccttatttacataagtattcagaccctttgctatgagactcgaaattgagctcagatgcatcctgttttcatttatcatccttgagatgtttctacaacttgattggagtccacctgtggtaaattcaattgattggacatgatttggaaaggcacacacctgtctatataaggtcccacagttgacagtgcatgtcagagcaaaaaccaagccatgaggtcgaaggaattgtccgtagaactccgagacaggattgtgtcgaggcacagatctggggaagggtaccaaaacatgtctgcagcattgaaggtccccaagaacacagtggcctccctcattctttaatggaagaagtttggaaccaccaagtctcttcctagagctggccgctcggccaaactgagcaatcggaggagaagggccttggtcagggaggtgaccaagaacttgatggtcactctgacagagctccagagttcctctgtggagatgggagaaccttccagaaggacaaccatctctgcagcactccaccaatcaggcctttatggtagagtggccagacggaagccactcctcagtaaaaggcacatgaaatccCGCTTgggcagagctccagagttcctctgtggagatgggagaaccttccagaaggacaaccatctctgcagcactccaccaatcaggcctttatggtagagtggccagacgaaagccactcctcagtaaaaggcacatgaaatcccgcttggagtttgccaaaaggcacctaaagattatcagaccttgagaaacaagattctctggtctgatgaaaccaagattgaactctttggcctgaatgccaagcgtcatgtctggaggaaacctggcaccattcctacggtgaagcatggtggtggcagcatcatgctgtggggatgtttttcagcggcagggactgggagactagtcaggattgagggaaagatgaacggagcaaagtacagagagatccttgaaaacctgctccagagcgctcaggacctcagactggggtgaaggttcaccttccaacaggacaacaatgctaagcacacagccaagacaacgcaggagtggcttcgggacaagtctctgaatgtccttgagtggcccagccagagcccggacttgaacccgattgaacatctctggggaccttttaatatttttattttatccattttagaatgaggctgtaaaggtacaacatttggaaaagggaggtctgaatactttccgaatgcactgtatctgtccCTACCAAATGAATCATGACTACCTGACTCTTCATATGTATCTGTCCCTACCAAATGAATCATGACTACCTGACTCTTCACATGTATCTGTCCCTACCAAATGAATCATGACTACCTGACTCTTCACATGTATCTGTCCCTACCAAATGAATCATGACTACCTAACTC belongs to Coregonus clupeaformis isolate EN_2021a chromosome 1, ASM2061545v1, whole genome shotgun sequence and includes:
- the LOC121581118 gene encoding zinc finger protein 2 homolog; this encodes MHEFDEHQQSKWLGSDCNHGDQQHQNSKRLQGPEMVQRFNIVFKEEPEDDHEPWGQINTGESCSHHSDSEAESSTSGEPEQQDQSEHKSKKTHSCRECGKEFPTSYKRHRHQQIHLGVKPYRCSASRKNFTHKENLKVYQLVRTGEKPYSCPVCGKGFTQQGNMTAHQNTHTVERESDNTEEEEEEVGGLIHSEGAVGHWDPRQLGMSPASSHGSEETTSTSEVPEQHQENHQTARTSHQENHQTATTSHRENHQTATTSHRENHQTAATSHQENHQTAATSHRCFDCGQEFPGAYDLMLHQRTHYIRNRVPFGKHTMTAHQQTYTVKRERGDTEEEEEKREEEEEVGGLIKCEEVPTWDPPQLGMSPASCHGSEETTSTSGEPEQHQQNPNTATTSHRCFGCGQEFPSAYDLMLHQRTHRERDFYESVCGELCYQKDLLKTHPKVDTGIAVQHQKNPKAKKSHGCVVCGKELSDAMKMKRHMRTHTGEKPHCCSVCGRGFTQKGHLKTHMKTHRGLNPKLWSAGEESPSTSGEPEQHQENHTAKTFHNCIECGEVCQTLPALKKHLKTHTRKKPSYQCSLCGAEFTEKGQIQDHQLKHVREKPYSCPDCGKCFVNESYIKIHQRTHTGERPYSCPVCGKSFMKKFDLKSHLLTHTGEKPYLCSICGKTYSREGTFKIHQRVHTGEKPYLCTECGKCFSCRANLHSHRKRHAGKPIGPKRQLGRPKQLPN